GACGATGGATGTGAACGTACGATTTAAATATATCCTATTTTCTATGTAAATACAACACGGAAAACGGCATAACGGTCACGCTTTCCATTTGTATGGAAATTACGCGCCCGTTCAAAAGCGCTTGTTACAGGAGGAAGGTTCCCGTCATTGATAAGCCCGCGGGCCTTTTCGGGATGGATTGTTTTTTCATAGATACCCCGGATTTATATTTTTTGCTATTTCTTCCACGATAGCTTCCATATCTTTATTTTTACAGCGGACGATGTTGTTTGCGTAGGTTTCGTATAATATCCGCCGTTTTTCATATATCGATGATATTGACTCGCCTGTTTCCATGACGATTCCCCGGGTCCTGATATTTTTTAGCCGCCGCCTTAAAACCGGGAGGGGGACATCGAGATACACGATGCTTCCCGAGGCGGCAAGATTCCCCATTGAACGTTCCCTGTACACGACGCTTCCCCCTGTCGCGACGACATGGTCCGATATATCGAGTGAACAAATCACCTCTTCTTCTTTTTCGAGAAATTCGAGTATCCCGCGTGTATTGATGAACTCCTGAAGGGACATCATGATTTTTCGCTGGATAAGGAGATCGGTGTCGATAAAGGAGAGTGAAAGGGCTTTTGCGAGGAGGACGCCGATGGTACTTTTTCCGGCTCCCGGCATACCGACAAGCACAATATTCGGTCTCATATCAATTCCTCAGACTCAGAAGCGGTGCGGGGATCCGGCCGCCGCGCCGGATAAAGAGATCGCTTTTGAAATCGCTTGTCTTCATGACGATCGCCCGGCCTAAAAGCCCTCCGAACTCGACGATATCCCCTTCCTTTTTACCGTGAACGGGGATAATCCGGACCGCCGTCGTTTTCCCGTTCACCACACCGATGGCCGCTTCATCCGCGATAATGGCGGAAATCGTTTCGGCGGGGGTCGTGCCGGGGACGGCGATCATATCGAGACCGACCGAACAGACACAGGTCAACGCCTCGCATTTTTCAAGCGTAAGCGATCCCCTTCCGACGGCCTCGACCATACCAGCATCCTCGCTTACCGGAATGAATGAACCGCTTAACCCGCCAACATGCGATGAAGCCATGACGCCGCCCTTTTTTACCGCGTCGTTGAGAAGGGCCAAAGCGGCCGTTGTCCCCGGCGCCCCGCACGATTCGATTCCCATTTCTTCTATGATATGAGCGACACTGTCGCCGATAGCGGGTGTCGGCGCGAGTGAGAGATCGACGATGCCGAACGGAACACCGAGACGTCTCGACGCCTCCGTCGCGACAAGCTGGCCCATGCGGGTGATTTTGAAAGCCGTTTTTTTGATCGTTTCGGCAACGATATCGAACGGGCGGCCTTTTACCTTCCTGAGTGCCGCGGCGACCGCTCCGGGACCGCTCACACCGACATTGATGACACATTCGGGTTCACCGATCCCGTGA
Above is a genomic segment from Spirochaetales bacterium containing:
- a CDS encoding shikimate kinase; the protein is MRPNIVLVGMPGAGKSTIGVLLAKALSLSFIDTDLLIQRKIMMSLQEFINTRGILEFLEKEEEVICSLDISDHVVATGGSVVYRERSMGNLAASGSIVYLDVPLPVLRRRLKNIRTRGIVMETGESISSIYEKRRILYETYANNIVRCKNKDMEAIVEEIAKNINPGYL
- a CDS encoding PFL family protein, yielding MNKKEVFETIAMIQDEKLDIRTITMGISLRDCVDAKAARSCRKIYEKIIRLASLLVKTGEDIACEYGIPIINKRISVTPISLVAESSNAENYVMFAETLDRAAGEVGVNFIGGFSALVHKGCTPGDMKLISSIPEALARTARVCSSVNIATTRAGINMDAVALMGGIIKKTAALSREKNSIGCAKLVVFANTPEDNPFMAGAFHGIGEPECVINVGVSGPGAVAAALRKVKGRPFDIVAETIKKTAFKITRMGQLVATEASRRLGVPFGIVDLSLAPTPAIGDSVAHIIEEMGIESCGAPGTTAALALLNDAVKKGGVMASSHVGGLSGSFIPVSEDAGMVEAVGRGSLTLEKCEALTCVCSVGLDMIAVPGTTPAETISAIIADEAAIGVVNGKTTAVRIIPVHGKKEGDIVEFGGLLGRAIVMKTSDFKSDLFIRRGGRIPAPLLSLRN